A window of Apium graveolens cultivar Ventura chromosome 8, ASM990537v1, whole genome shotgun sequence contains these coding sequences:
- the LOC141678185 gene encoding wall-associated receptor kinase-like 8, with protein sequence MGIKLLIQMMMMVVMLQFIKPAFAQNTTNKSVAKLTCQQRCGSLVVPYPFGIGPNCSAFPSMEIYCDTSSKPAKAFSSALFYFTSFDGPKKGLEVLNISLEEGTIHINYPISTTNCTNSSSYLPAVTLDWPFTFSDTENRFTAMGCGNLALLFSSTLYDLNTSLLGLGGCISRCDPLLKKKDNSCFGTNCCQTQFPPSLTLVEPGFFVNQTLSSCSQRYAFVVEQSWFKNLKDIYSLQTRESVPAVLNWRTYGPDCQSFVGNETFIKKRSTLCGKNTLCTNQSLCSCREGYEGNPYLPDGCQDIDECTFKPGSSLKRNRCQHSCTNAPGNYICSCKDGWQLVDNFYCVEEVDRRVKKAAIIVIIATCAGLGVLLAAIWWLYKVIRRRNIRKLEEKFFKRNGGMLLRQQVSSSQGNVETIKLFTSKELEKATDRYNVDRIVGQGGQGTVYKGMLTDGRIVAVKKSKIEDESKLQHFINEVVILSQINHRNVVKLHGCCLQTEIPLLVYEFIPNGTLMQYIHEENEFFPLTWDVRLRVATEVAGALYYLHSAASIPIYHRDIKSTNILLDDKYRAKVADFGTSRSFSIEQTHQTTTRVQGTFGYFDPEYFQSSQFTDKSDVYSFGVVLVELLTGQKPILAARLDDEARGLATFFLLAMEENRLLDIIDSRIINEGKREEMIAFADIAYRCLNLNGRKRPTMRQVVAELESIRYTQESPTAQPNYEEAEFGKHELNASWESDFTSSSINSTVYHSLSVDKQPLMNN encoded by the exons ATGGGTATAAAGTTGTTGATACAAATGATGATGATGGTAGTCATGTTACAGTTCATAAAACCAGCATTTGCACAAAATACTACTAACAAGTCTGTTGCAAAGCTCACATGTCAACAAAGATGTGGCAGCCTGGTGGTTCCTTACCCGTTCGGAATCGGACCAAACTGTTCAGCTTTCCCGTCGATGGAAATATATTGCGACACTTCTTCTAAACCAGCTAAAGCCTTCTCCAGCGCCCTCTTCTACTTCACCAGCTTCGACGGCCCTAAAAAAGGTCTGGAGGTGCTGAATATATCATTAGAAGAAGGAACGATTCACATTAACTATCCAATATCCACCACAAATTGTACCAATTCATCTTCTTATCTTCCAGCTGTTACTTTAGATTGGCCATTTACATTCTCAGACACTGAAAATCGATTCACTGCCATGGGCTGCGGCAATCTTGCTTTATTGTTTTCCTCGACGTTATACGATTTGAATACCAGCCTATTGGGACTTGGAGGGTGCATATCAAGGTGCGATCCATTACTAAAAAAGAAAGACAACAGTTGTTTTGGGACAAATTGCTGCCAAACACAATTTCCGCCATCTTTGACGCTTGTGGAGCCAGGATTTTTCGTCAACCAGACCTTATCATCATGCAGCCAGAG GTATGCATTCGTTGTTGAGCAGAGCTGGTTTAAAAACTTGAAAGATATCTACAGTCTGCAAACTAGGGAATCAGTTCCTGCGGTGTTGAATTGGAGAACATACGGCCCGGACTGTCAATCCTTTGTAGGAAATGAAACCTTTATTAAGAAGAGGAGCACCTTGTGTGGAAAAAACACTTTATGTACAAATCAAAGCTTGTGTTCATGTAGAGAAGGATACGAAGGAAATCCTTATTTGCCGGATGGATGTCAAG ATATCGATGAGTGTACATTCAAACCAGGAAGCTCCCTCAAAAGAAACAGATGCCAGCATTCTTGTACCAATGCACCAGGAAACTACATTTGCTCGTGCAAAGATGGGTGGCAGCTTGTTGACAATTTTTATTGCGTGGAAGAGGTTGATCGCAGGGTCAAGAAAGCTGCAATTATAGTAATAATAG CCACTTGTGCTGGTCTAGGGGTGCTGTTGGCTGCTATATGGTGGTTGTACAAAGTAATAAGACGAAGAAATATACGTAAACTCGAGGAGAAATTCTTTAAAAGAAATGGCGGTATGTTATTACGTCAACAGGTATCTTCTAGCCAAGGTAACGTGGAGACAATCAAATTGTTTACTTCAAAGGAGCTGGAGAAGGCAACTGATCGCTATAACGTAGATCGCATCGTGGGACAAGGAGGACAAGGTACTGTATATAAAGGAATGTTGACAGATGGAAGAATAGTAGCAGTGAAAAAATCCAAGATAGAAGATGAAAGCAAACTCCAACATTTTATTAATGAGGTTGTCATTTTATCACAAATAAACCACAGAAATGTAGTAAAGCTACATGGATGCTGTTTGCAGACAGAGATCCCTTTGCTGGTTTATGAGTTTATCCCGAATGGAACACTTATGCAGTATATCCATGAGGAGAATGAATTCTTTCCGCTTACATGGGATGTCCGCTTACGTGTTGCCACAGAAGTTGCAGGAGCTCTCTACTATTTACACTCTGCTGCATCGATTCCAATCTATCATCGAGATATTAAGTCAACAAATATACTTCTGGATGATAAGTACAGAGCAAAGGTGGCAGACTTTGGAACTTCAAGATCATTTTCTATTGAACAAACTCACCAGACGACTACAAGAGTGCAAGGTACATTCGGGTACTTCGATCCTGAATACTTTCAGTCGAGCCAATTTACTGACAAAAGTGATGTTTATAGCTTTGGGGTAGTTCTTGTTGAGCTTTTGACTGGACAGAAACCAATCTTGGCTGCTAGACTTGATGATGAAGCACGAGGTTTAGCAACATTTTTTTTATTGGCAATGGAAGAAAATCGTTTATTAGATATTATTGATTCACGGATCATTAACGAGGGAAAAAGGGAAGAGATGATAGCATTTGCTGACATTGCATATAGGTGCTTGAACTTGAACGGTAGGAAAAGGCCAACTATGCGACAAGTTGTAGCAGAGCTAGAGAGTATTAGATATACACAAGAATCACCCACTGCTCAACCAAACTACGAAGAGGCGGAATTTGGAAAACATGAACTAAATGCCTCCTGGGAGTCGGACTTTACATCATCTTCTATAAATTCCACTGTATATCACAGTCTCAGTGTTGACAAACAACCCCTTATGAATAACTAG
- the LOC141677085 gene encoding uncharacterized protein LOC141677085: MQSYIGVLARTKAPIVCASWKLVPQEKKNKIWDCVKMAYEVPPLAQKLVLSSTCRKWREFKCNLTTKYIMPYAHEPEILKHPPADYSFIERAHWEMFVAKRTTAEFLELHDTQSKRRELNKYNHRMSRKGYANLEQEMIESDPSMEIDRSDAWIRA; this comes from the exons ATGCAATCCTATATTGGGGTTTTGGCAAGAACCAAGGCCCCAATTGTTTGTGCCTCCTGGAAGTTAGTTCcgcaagaaaagaaaaacaagataTGGGATTGTGTGAAG ATGGCGTATGAAGTTCCCCCATTAGCACAGAAGTTGGTGTTGAGTTCTACATGCCGGAAGTGGCGCGAGTTCAAGTGCAATTTAACAACTAAATATATTATGCCTTATGCTCATGAACCTGAGATACTAAAGCATCCTCCAGCAGATTACTCATTTATTGAGAGGGCTCATTGGGAGATGTTTGTTGCAAAGAGGACAACTGCGGAATTTCTT GAACTTCATGACACACAGTCAAAAAGAAGAGAATTGAATAAATACAATCACCGTATGTCTCGCAAAGGTTATGCCAATCTAGAACAGGAAATG ATTGAGTCTGATCCTAGCATGGAGATAGATCGGTCGGATGCTTGGATCCGAGCGTGA
- the LOC141678187 gene encoding serine acetyltransferase 5-like, translating into MPAGEYLYTTPQPTAGSNEEEAWLWAQIKAEARRDAESEPALASYLYSTILSHSSLERSLSFHLGNKLCSSTLLSTLLYDMFLNTFSNDAALRSATVADLRAARFRDPACVSFAHCLLNYKGFLACQAHRVAHKLWTQCRQPLALALQSRISDVFAVDIHPAARIGKGILFDHATGVVVGETAVIGNNVSILHHVTLGGTGKAGGDRHPKIGDGVLIGAGATILGNVNIGEGAKIGAGSVVLIDVPPRTTAVGNPARLVGGKDTPSKHEDVPGESMDHTSFISEWSDYII; encoded by the exons ATGCCAGCTGGGGAATATTTGTACACTACGCCACAACCAACTGCAGGTTCTAATGAGGAAGAAGCCTGGCTGTGGGCACAGATTAAGGCTGAGGCGCGGCGAGATGCAGAGTCTGAGCCTGCGTTAGCTAGTTACTTATACTCAACTATACTTTCTCATTCTTCTCTTGAGAGATCACTTTCGTTTCACCTTGGTAACAAGCTTTGTTCGTCCACGCTCTTGTCGACATTGCTCTATGACATGTTCCTCAACACTTTCTCCAATGATGCTGCTCTTCGGTCTGCCACTGTTGCTGATTTGCGTGCTGCAAGGTTCCGTGATCCTGCTTGTGTCTCGTTTGCCCACTGCCTGCTTAATTACAAAGGCTTCCTCGCCTGTCAG GCCCACCGAGTAGCTCACAAGCTTTGGACTCAGTGTCGTCAACCGCTGGCCCTAGCACTTCAATCTCGAATCTCTGATGTCTTTGCTGTTGACATACACCCAGCTGCCAGAATTGGAAAAGGCATACTGTTTGATCATGCTACTGGAGTGGTTGTTGGGGAGACTGCTGTCATTGGTAACAATGTATCTATCCTTCACCACGTGACACTAGGCGGGACTGGCAAGGCTGGAGGTGATCGGCACCCGAAGATTGGCGATGGGGTGCTGATTGGTGCTGGTGCAACTATACTGGGGAACGTGAACATTGGAGAGGGAGCAAAGATTGGTGCCGGCTCAGTAGTACTCATTGATGTCCCTCCACGAACAACAGCTGTGGGAAATCCAGCAAGGCTGGTTGGAGGGAAGGATACGCCTTCAAAGCATGAGGACGTGCCAGGGGAATCTATGGACCACACTTCTTTCATATCCGAGTGGTCTGATTATATTATTTGA
- the LOC141678782 gene encoding uncharacterized protein LOC141678782 isoform X2 — protein MTDMIAFVDPGMIDAVNCGFAAERSRALSFRFKTSKKGQFFLLPYNYANHWVLSVVNPETQVVYHLDPLKRRIASAEWMEVVDNAIKLYKEKAKKMLKKKIVWENLAGVPVQNGSKDCEIYVMLFMKEICEDKELEFCSKGKPHLQ, from the exons ATGACTGATATGATAGCTTTTGTTGATCCTGGCATGATAGACGCTGTCAATTGTGGTTTCGCTGCTGAAAGGTCACGTGCCCTTTCTTTTAGATTCAAAACTTCTAAGAAAGGGCAATTTTTTCTATTACCATATAACTATGC GAACCATTGGGTTTTGAGTGTTGTCAATCCAGAAACACAAGTAGTGTACCACTTGGACCCTTTGAAGCGGCGAATTGCAAGTGCCGAATGGATGGAAGTGGTTGACAA TGCCATTAAACTTTACAAGGAAAAGGCGAAGAAGATGTTGAAGAAAAAAATAGTTTGGGAGAATCTCGCG GGAGTTCCAGTCCAGAATGGAAGTAAGGACTGTGAAATTTATGTGATGCTCTTTATGAAGGAAATATGCGAAGACAAGGAACTTGAATTTTGCTCAAAG GGGAAACCACACCTTCAATGA
- the LOC141678186 gene encoding wall-associated receptor kinase-like 6, which yields MNCLQCANTVYYPVFSSLFSTTVEMGVKLLIQMWIILLVMLMFINGVFAQINTNRSVALPGCEERCGSLVVPYPFGIGENCSAYESLEIDCDSSFNPPKAFWSNLSYYNDDSSPDPSEENLLEVVKISVEVGTIHINYPITKDCTNTTSYTPVLYLKWPFTFSNTENRFTAMGCDYLALLLSLTTNSTNQGEYSDQTGVGGCIPTCDSYSGSGVEKDNNCLGINCCQVQFPASLGAVRPSLSNASSSYLGESACTDEPRYAFIVEQSWFKNLKDIYSLQTMETVPAVLDWTAGSDCRSFTNDTLCGVHAFCTNQSLCSCEEGYEGNPYLPDGCQDIDECTFKPGSSHKRKRCHHICTNTPGNYTCSCKDGWLLVDNYKCVSMKLEVVDHRLKKVAIVAIIATCAGLGVLLAATWWLYKVIRRRINHKREEKFFKRNGGLLLRQQVSSSQGTVETTKLFTTKELEKATDRYNVDRIVGQGGQGTVYKGMLTDGRIVAIKKSWIEDERKLEHFINEVVILSQINHRNIVKLHGCCLQTEIPLLVYEFIPNGTLMQYIHEENEFFPLTWDVRLRVAIEVAGALYYLHSVASIPIYHRDIKSTNILLDDKYIAKVADFGTSKSISIDQTHLTTRVQGTLGYLDPEYFQSSQFTDKSDVYSFGVVLVELLTGHKPILAARLDDEARGLATLFLSELESIRNAHESPCAQQNYEEVEYGKHELHTPWESDFTSSSVSSTVYHSLSVDIQPLMTNQ from the exons ATGAACTGTTTGCAATGTGCAAACACTGTCTACTATCCTGTCTTCAGTTCTCTGTTTTCCACAACAGTGGAGATGGGTGTAAAGCTGTTGATACAGATGTGGATAATATTGCTAGTCATGTTAATGTTCATAAATGGAGTATTTGCACAGATTAATACTAATAGGTCTGTTGCACTGCCTGGATGTGAAGAAAGATGTGGCAGCCTGGTGGTTCCTTACCCGTTCGGAATCGGAGAAAACTGTTCAGCTTACGAGTCGCTGGAAATAGATTGCGACAGCTCTTTTAATCCACCTAAAGCTTTCTGGAGCAATCTTTCCTACTATAACGACGACAGCAGCCCTGACCCCTCCGAGGAGAATTTACTAGAGGTGGTGAAAATATCAGTAGAAGTAGGAACCATTCACATCAACTATCCAATTACCAAAGACTGTACCAATACTACTTCTTATACCCCTGTTCTTTATCTAAAATGGCCATTTACATTCTCAAACACTGAAAATCGATTCACTGCCATGGGCTGCGACTATCTTGCTTTATTATTATCCCTCACGACCAATTCCACTAACCAAGGTGAATATTCCGACCAAACTGGAGTTGGAGGGTGCATACCAACGTGCGACTCATATTCAGGATCTGGAGTAGAAAAAGACAATAATTGTTTGGGGATTAATTGCTGCCAAGTACAATTCCCTGCATCCCTGGGGGCCGTCCGGCCATCATTGAGCAACGCCAGCTCATCATATTTAGGAGAATCCGCATGCACCGATGAGCCCAG GTATGCATTTATTGTTGAGCAGAGCTGGTTTAAAAACTTGAAAGATATCTACAGTCTGCAAACTATGGAAACTGTTCCTGCGGTGCTGGATTGGACAGCAGGAAGCGACTGTCGATCCTTCACTAATGACACCTTGTGTGGAGTGCATGCTTTCTGTACAAATCAAAGCTTGTGTTCTTGTGAAGAAGGATACGAAGGAAATCCTTACTTGCCAGATGGATGTCAAG ATATCGATGAGTGTACATTCAAACCAGGAAGCTCTCACAAAAGAAAAAGATGCCATCATATTTGTACCAATACCCCAGGAAACTACACTTGCTCATGCAAAGATGGGTGGCTCCTTGTTGACAATTATAAGTGCGTGAGCATGAAGTTAGAGGTTGTTGATCACAGGCTCAAGAAAGTTGCAATCGTAGCAATAATAG CCACCTGTGCTGGGCTTGGTGTGTTGTTAGCTGCTACATGGTGGTTGTACAAAGTAATAAGACGAAGAATTAATCATAAACGGGAGGAGAAGTTCTTTAAAAGGAATGGTGGTCTGCTATTGCGTCAACAAGTATCTTCTAGTCAAGGCACTGTGGAGACAACCAAATTGTTCACTACAAAGGAGTTGGAGAAGGCCACTGACCGCTATAATGTAGATCGAATCGTGGGACAAGGAGGACAAGGTACTGTGTATAAAGGGATGTTGACGGATGGAAGAATAGTAGCAATAAAAAAATCCTGGATAGAAGATGAAAGAAAACTCGAACATTTCATTAATGAGGTTGTAATTTTATCACAAATAAACCACAGAAATATAGTAAAGCTACATGGATGCTGCTTGCAGACAGAGATCCCTTTGCTGGTTTATGAGTTTATCCCCAATGGAACACTTATGCAGTATATCCATGAGGAGAATGAATTCTTTCCGCTTACATGGGATGTCCGCTTACGTGTGGCGATAGAAGTTGCAGGAGCACTCTACTATTTACACTCTGTTGCATCGATTCCAATCTATCATCGAGATATTAAGTCAACAAATATACTTCTGGATGATAAGTACATAGCAAAAGTGGCAGATTTTGGAACTTCAAAATCAATTTCTATTGATCAAACTCACCTGACTACAAGAGTGCAAGGTACACTCGGATATTTGGATCCCGAATACTTTCAGTCAAGCCAATTTACTgataaaagtgatgtttatagCTTTGGGGTAGTTCTTGTTGAGCTTTTGACAGGACATAAACCAATCTTGGCTGCGAGACTTGATGATGAAGCACGAGGTTTAGCAACACTTTTTTTATCGGAACTAGAGAGTATTAGAAATGCACATGAATCGCCTTGTGCTCAACAAAACTATGAAGAGGTTGAATATGGAAAACATGAACTACATACCCCCTGGGAGTCGGACTTTACTTCATCTTCTGTAAGTTCCACCGTCTATCACAGTCTCAGTGTTGACATACAGCCCCTCATGACAAACCAGTGA
- the LOC141678782 gene encoding uncharacterized protein LOC141678782 isoform X1, translating to MTDMIAFVDPGMIDAVNCGFAAERSRALSFRFKTSKKGQFFLLPYNYANHWVLSVVNPETQVVYHLDPLKRRIASAEWMEVVDNAIKLYKEKAKKMLKKKIVWENLAGVPVQNGSKDCEIYVMLFMKEICEDKELEFCSKWLRRGNHTFNDDNVNEMKSVWARFFLKHHTC from the exons ATGACTGATATGATAGCTTTTGTTGATCCTGGCATGATAGACGCTGTCAATTGTGGTTTCGCTGCTGAAAGGTCACGTGCCCTTTCTTTTAGATTCAAAACTTCTAAGAAAGGGCAATTTTTTCTATTACCATATAACTATGC GAACCATTGGGTTTTGAGTGTTGTCAATCCAGAAACACAAGTAGTGTACCACTTGGACCCTTTGAAGCGGCGAATTGCAAGTGCCGAATGGATGGAAGTGGTTGACAA TGCCATTAAACTTTACAAGGAAAAGGCGAAGAAGATGTTGAAGAAAAAAATAGTTTGGGAGAATCTCGCG GGAGTTCCAGTCCAGAATGGAAGTAAGGACTGTGAAATTTATGTGATGCTCTTTATGAAGGAAATATGCGAAGACAAGGAACTTGAATTTTGCTCAAAG TGGCTCCGTAGGGGAAACCACACCTTCAATGATGATAATGTTAATGAAATGAAGAGTGTTTGGGCAAGGTTCTTCCTGAAGCACCATACATGTTAG